In Xenorhabdus griffiniae, the genomic window TTGATCCCAAGTTAGCTCACCCATTGCCTTTATGTGCTCCAAAATGCGACATGTTCATGTAACCAGTATCGGAATATTATTCCCTGCCGAATATACTGAACTCATTCATCACATGTAGATAAGAGAAATCAATTGCCTGTGACTTTCCACCACTACTTGTTCACTTTAACCCATATAATTTTAAATAAAAAATAAAATACCAAAATCGAACATGACGGTGGAAATTACTCTGTGTTTTAAGAATGAATCTTTTCAAAAGAAAAAGGGGCGATATTTAAACGGGAGGCATAATGAAACTGAAGCAGGCGCGTAGTCTAGAATATAGGAAAAGACATCACAGCAGAGGAAGCGGATAAACTTTTTTCTGAGGGACTCCTAACCTCAAAATATCTTTTTGAATACCCAGAACCGAATTGTCAAACTCAGGTGACCTGCGCCAATCTGGATAAACCGAAGTATCTTCGTAAGCGCAAGCCATACTTCAAATTTGTTTCTGAGCATAACCCAGACTGTTACCTTAAAACCGAAATAGATGAAGGTCTGCGATATGAAAGAAAATATCAAGCAACGCACAGACAGTTATATTTCAGCAAGAAATCAACATCCAGCTTGGTTACTCCTTGCCACCCGACGCGCCCCACTCGTATTAAGTTGCCTGAAAACCTTGTTTGAGGAATCAAACGACGGTATTCCTCTTGAACATGCTATTCAGCATCTTGCCAACATTCTTATGGATCACGTAAACCACGAACAATATGAAATTAAACAGGATAACCCCATCTTCAGGCAAGCCGTGAACTACGAGAATGGATTAAACGTCGCCTAATTGTCGAGCGTGATGGACGTATATTTGCAACCGATGCACTTGAGATTTCCATCACTTTTGTTGAAACGCTTGATAACCGCTTTATGACTTCCACCGCTTCTCGCTTATCCATTGTACAAAGAGAAATCGAAAACCTGGAAACCAGTCTTAATCCTAATCCGGCTAACCGAATTTTTGTGTTACGCCGCCGAATAGCCGAGCTTGAACGCGAGTTACAAAAGGCAGAAGCCGGACATATTGAAATACTAGAAACACATCAGGCAATTGAACATATTCGCGAAGTCTTCAATCTGGCCACGAGTCTGAGAGCCGATTTTCGGCGTGTTGAAGATTCTTGGCGTGAAGCCTATCGTGTTCTCCGACAATCGATTATTGGTGAGCAATATCATCGAGGGGAAATCGTTGATCGTCTGCTTAACGATCAGGAAGCGCTACTCAATACTCCTGAAGGAAGGGTATTCGACAGTTTTCAACAACAACTTCGCCAGTCTGCTGAACTGACCACAATGAGTAAACGATTAAGCGTTATTCTTAGTCACCCTGCCGCTGCTAATGCATTAAGCCGTATACAACGTCATGAACTGCGTTGGCTAGTAAAACGCCTTGTAGATGAATCGCAAACGGTACTTCAGGCGCGAGCCCGCAGCGAACAAGATGTTCGAAGCTTTATGAAAACCGGCCTCGCCGCGGAACATCATCGTGTCGGACATTTGCTTAATGAATTCTTTAACTTAGCATTAAAACTTAATTGGCAGCGCCAAGCTGTACGCAAAAAGGAAGTGCCATTTCCCGCTGTTGGAGTAGCCGTAGGGGGGATCCCT contains:
- a CDS encoding DUF3375 family protein; translated protein: MKENIKQRTDSYISARNQHPAWLLLATRRAPLVLSCLKTLFEESNDGIPLEHAIQHLANILMDHVNHEQYEIKQDNPIFRQAVNYENGLNVA
- a CDS encoding DUF3375 family protein, with product MVERDGRIFATDALEISITFVETLDNRFMTSTASRLSIVQREIENLETSLNPNPANRIFVLRRRIAELERELQKAEAGHIEILETHQAIEHIREVFNLATSLRADFRRVEDSWREAYRVLRQSIIGEQYHRGEIVDRLLNDQEALLNTPEGRVFDSFQQQLRQSAELTTMSKRLSVILSHPAAANALSRIQRHELRWLVKRLVDESQTVLQARARSEQDVRSFMKTGLAAEHHRVGHLLNEFFNLALKLNWQRQAVRKKEVPFPAVGVAVGGIPVIERLRFKEVDDEAEQTLDLSHHVADLAQIGDDFWDAFHGLDRETLFYQTLQLLKEENRPIGLAELATLLPPVHDLETFAFWIGMAREAGIDVRDDQREYVELSEDEDHLWRFNLPTTRLESQALEDIDWE